One window of Medicago truncatula cultivar Jemalong A17 chromosome 2, MtrunA17r5.0-ANR, whole genome shotgun sequence genomic DNA carries:
- the LOC112419513 gene encoding glycine-rich RNA-binding protein RZ1A, with amino-acid sequence MSDTDEFRCFIGGLAWSTSDRRLKDAFEKYGKLVEAKVVVDKFSGRSRGFGFVTFDDKEAMEEAIEAMNGIDLDGRTITVDKAQPQGSRDDDDRHRERGRDSRDRNRSRDYGGSRGSNGGECFKCGKPGHFARECPSEGERGGRYVGRESRYSGGYGPDRNADRSYGGRDRDSGGRDRDGGGRDRDGGGRDRDGGGRDRDGGGRDRDGGGRDRDGGGRDRDGGGRDRDRDRAGPYERRGSGGHR; translated from the exons ATGTCGGATACGGATGAGTTTCGCTGCTTCATTGGTGGCCTTGCATGGTCAACGTCTGATAGAAGATTAAAAGATGCATTTGAAAAGTACGGCAAGCTTGTTGAGGCAAAg GTGGTGGTTGACAAATTCTCTGGGCGTTCTCGTGGTTTTGGGTTTGTCACATTTGATGACAAGGAAGCAATGGAAGAGGCTATTGAGGCTATGAATGGAATTGACTTGGATGGACGGACTATTACTGTTGATAAAGCCCAACCACAAGGATCTAGAGATGATGATGATCGTCACCGAGAACGTGGTCGTGACTCACGTGATCGCAATCGTAGCCGAGATTATGGAGGTAGTCGAGGGTCTAATGGTGGTGAATGCTTTAAGTGTGGTAAACCCGGTCATTTTGCAAGGGAGTGCCCCAGTGAAGGAGAAAGAGGAGGAAGGTATGTTGGCAGGGAAAGTAGATATAGTGGTGGCTATGGTCCTGATAGGAATGCAGATCGCTCTTATGGTGGGCGCGACAGGGACTCTGGTGGTCGTGACAGGGATGGTGGTGGTCGTGACAGGGATGGTGGTGGTCGTGACAGGGATGGTGGTGGTCGTGACAGGGATGGTGGTGGTCGTGACAGAGATGGTGGTGGGCGTGACAGAGATGGTGGTGGGCGTGACAGGGATGGTGGTGGGCGTGACAGGGATCGTGATCGTGCTGGACCGTATGAGCGTCGTGGATCTGGAGGCCATCGTTGA